In Nitrospira sp., a single window of DNA contains:
- a CDS encoding biotin-dependent carboxyltransferase: MEYQPATIHVLKSGWLTTVQDLGRYGYQHYGVSVSGAMDSFSTIVANRLVGNPDQAAVLECTLKGPELRFERDTVIAITGADLSPTIDGHNVPMWECILIPLGSRLHFGIPRAGARAYLAVAGGIDVPLVLGSRSTHCASETGGLQGRPLKQGDILRGGKLGPVINQRIGTRLPDPLRPHYARSATLRIIPGPQQNFFGNKPFTTLTEPPYTVAPQSNRMGYRLTGPKIAQKRTAPYISDGTTIGALQVPPDGQPILLMADRQTTGGYPVIAVVISADLPRAAQLAPGDSITLTRCSVAHAHTVLRLQRARLDADLPPCDTLHT; the protein is encoded by the coding sequence ATGGAATACCAACCAGCGACGATCCATGTCCTCAAGAGCGGGTGGCTCACCACCGTACAAGATCTGGGGCGTTACGGCTATCAACACTACGGCGTGTCCGTCTCGGGAGCGATGGACTCTTTCTCCACGATCGTGGCGAATCGATTGGTGGGGAACCCAGACCAGGCGGCAGTACTGGAATGCACCCTCAAAGGGCCGGAGCTCCGGTTCGAACGGGATACCGTCATCGCCATCACAGGGGCGGATCTCTCCCCAACCATTGATGGCCACAATGTCCCGATGTGGGAATGCATCCTGATTCCGCTCGGCAGTCGATTACACTTCGGCATACCACGTGCGGGAGCTCGTGCCTACCTCGCTGTCGCCGGTGGCATCGACGTCCCGCTCGTGTTGGGCAGTCGTTCGACTCATTGTGCCAGTGAAACCGGCGGACTTCAGGGGAGGCCCCTGAAACAAGGAGACATTTTACGTGGTGGAAAACTAGGACCAGTCATCAACCAGAGAATCGGCACAAGGCTCCCCGACCCGCTCCGGCCTCACTATGCGCGATCCGCCACCCTGCGTATCATTCCTGGTCCACAGCAGAATTTCTTCGGGAACAAGCCATTCACAACCTTGACGGAGCCTCCCTATACCGTCGCTCCGCAGTCCAATCGCATGGGCTATCGCTTGACCGGCCCCAAGATTGCCCAGAAAAGAACTGCTCCGTATATCTCGGACGGCACCACCATAGGCGCCCTACAAGTGCCCCCGGACGGGCAGCCGATCCTCTTGATGGCCGACCGGCAGACCACCGGAGGGTACCCCGTAATTGCAGTTGTGATTTCAGCCGATCTCCCTCGTGCTGCACAACTGGCTCCTGGCGACAGCATCACCTTGACACGATGCTCGGTCGCTCACGCCCATACAGTGCTGCGACTGCAACGGGCTCGACTTGACGCAGACTTACCGCCATGTGACACGCTCCACACATGA
- a CDS encoding BACON domain-containing protein: MQLQQLHLVVLVLTAMFLGHETVQAQDAPTISVNPASLVFAAEQGGAKPAEQVLTISTSGEQDITWTATKSAPWLTIDHSTGNQAVPIRATAITGFLAPGTFKDEITVAVKGEQVAKIPVTFVVTSKQVGPLLPSSTREQDEKFSIPSSANSEWHKYCVDNSLNLNGDFQSAKSIFGLIDGQWSVGPTVSTQLIKYDMAKKQAGFNASVGAGASFRFYRPIRIKDRDGSLLQKVNIGQVRTECRQTSFGWDRNSYRASPLFSITPTLYATKPTSAGDLAIQPAIVLGFFEDVLNFGVGFNLTGPPEEKGHVFLLMSIGTGFSF, encoded by the coding sequence TTGCAACTCCAACAGCTGCACTTAGTAGTCCTGGTTCTCACGGCAATGTTTCTAGGGCATGAAACTGTGCAGGCGCAAGATGCTCCAACGATTAGCGTAAACCCAGCGAGCCTTGTTTTTGCAGCTGAGCAGGGAGGCGCAAAACCAGCTGAGCAGGTACTTACTATTAGCACCTCTGGGGAACAGGACATAACGTGGACAGCAACGAAGAGTGCTCCTTGGTTGACAATAGACCATAGTACTGGAAATCAAGCCGTACCAATAAGGGCCACAGCAATCACAGGCTTTCTCGCCCCAGGGACATTTAAAGACGAGATCACAGTCGCCGTCAAAGGCGAGCAAGTAGCGAAAATCCCGGTAACATTTGTGGTTACCTCCAAGCAGGTTGGTCCGCTCCTACCATCTAGCACGAGGGAGCAGGATGAGAAATTCAGTATCCCCTCCAGTGCAAACTCCGAGTGGCACAAATATTGTGTCGATAACAGCCTCAATCTTAATGGTGACTTCCAATCGGCTAAATCTATTTTTGGTCTAATCGACGGACAGTGGTCGGTAGGCCCAACCGTATCAACACAGCTCATCAAATACGATATGGCGAAAAAGCAAGCCGGCTTCAACGCCTCTGTTGGTGCCGGCGCATCATTTCGATTCTACCGACCCATTAGAATTAAGGACCGCGATGGTTCACTTCTTCAAAAAGTCAATATTGGACAAGTCAGAACGGAATGTCGCCAGACCAGTTTTGGGTGGGACCGCAACTCATATAGAGCATCTCCATTGTTCTCCATCACGCCAACTTTGTATGCCACCAAACCGACGAGTGCGGGAGATTTGGCCATACAACCGGCCATCGTGTTGGGATTTTTTGAGGACGTTCTCAATTTTGGGGTTGGATTTAACCTCACGGGACCGCCAGAAGAAAAAGGCCATGTGTTCTTGCTGATGAGCATTGGGACTGGATTCAGTTTCTGA